One Bacillota bacterium DNA window includes the following coding sequences:
- a CDS encoding 6-phospho-beta-glucosidase — protein sequence MPEGPARSDVLKIAVIGGGSSYTPELVDGLIGRAAELPVRHLALVDIPEGGEKLEVVAGLARRMIKRAGLDIEVTAGFDIESAISGASFVITQFRVGGLAARAQDERIPLKYGIVGQETTGPGGFAKALRTIPVALNVARAMERLAPDAWLINFTNPSGIVTEALTRHCNIRCIGLCNVPINMQKTIAACLGVDPRSVKVEFVGLNHLSWARRVVVNGRDVTRAVLSHDLVRKTFDLERMPGLARPGGDITQAPLASGGWEDRRDRDRTVSEEAGHAPGLIDSLGMIPSYYLRYYYFHDVIVEDEMEQLRKGCGTRADQVMAIERELFKRFADPNLHEKPAELSQRGGAWYSEAALACVSAIYNDKDEVHVLNVPSQGAIPDLPEDAVVEVNCLVNGMGARPLAQGPLPYAVRGLVQHVKAYERLTVEAAVKGDVGMAFLALLAHPLVPSASTARALLAEILSANAGYLTQFEKNRAAQEGFC from the coding sequence ATGCCTGAGGGGCCCGCCCGCTCGGACGTCCTCAAGATAGCGGTCATCGGCGGAGGTTCCAGCTACACGCCTGAACTCGTGGACGGGCTGATTGGGAGGGCTGCTGAGCTTCCCGTAAGACACCTCGCGCTCGTGGACATCCCTGAGGGCGGAGAGAAGCTCGAGGTCGTCGCTGGCCTCGCGAGGAGGATGATCAAGCGGGCAGGGCTCGACATCGAGGTGACGGCGGGCTTCGATATCGAGAGCGCCATATCCGGGGCCAGCTTCGTCATTACACAGTTCCGCGTCGGCGGCCTTGCGGCGCGTGCGCAGGATGAACGCATTCCGCTGAAGTACGGGATAGTCGGCCAAGAAACCACGGGCCCGGGAGGGTTCGCCAAAGCCCTTCGCACAATCCCGGTGGCCCTGAACGTTGCGCGTGCAATGGAGCGTCTCGCTCCTGACGCGTGGCTCATCAATTTCACCAATCCTTCCGGCATCGTGACGGAGGCTCTGACCCGCCACTGCAACATCCGGTGCATCGGGTTGTGCAACGTCCCCATCAACATGCAGAAGACGATCGCGGCGTGTCTCGGAGTGGATCCTCGTAGCGTCAAAGTGGAATTCGTGGGCCTGAACCATCTCAGTTGGGCGCGGAGGGTGGTCGTCAACGGTAGGGACGTAACGCGGGCGGTGCTCTCACACGATCTCGTGAGGAAGACGTTCGATCTGGAACGCATGCCGGGTCTGGCCAGGCCGGGGGGAGACATAACCCAAGCCCCCTTGGCAAGTGGGGGATGGGAAGACCGGAGGGACCGTGACCGGACGGTTTCTGAGGAGGCGGGGCATGCTCCCGGGCTGATCGATTCGCTCGGGATGATCCCTTCGTATTACCTGCGCTACTACTATTTCCACGACGTAATCGTCGAAGACGAGATGGAGCAACTGAGGAAGGGATGCGGCACGCGAGCCGACCAAGTCATGGCCATCGAGAGGGAGCTCTTCAAGAGATTCGCGGATCCCAATCTCCATGAGAAGCCGGCTGAGCTCTCACAGCGTGGGGGCGCCTGGTATTCGGAGGCGGCTCTCGCGTGCGTCTCCGCCATCTACAATGACAAGGACGAAGTGCACGTGCTGAACGTGCCGTCCCAGGGGGCGATCCCCGACTTGCCCGAGGACGCAGTGGTCGAAGTCAACTGCCTCGTGAACGGGATGGGAGCTCGGCCCCTTGCCCAGGGTCCCTTGCCCTACGCGGTTCGGGGACTAGTCCAGCACGTCAAGGCTTACGAGAGGCTGACTGTGGAGGCAGCTGTGAAAGGCGATGTGGGGATGGCTTTCCTAGCTCTCCTCGCGCATCCCTTGGTGCCGAGCGCTTCGACTGCACGGGCGTTGCTTGCAGAGATCTTGTCGGCCAACGCGGGTTACCTGACGCAATTCGAGAAAAACCGTGCAGCGCAAGAAGGATTCTGCTAG
- a CDS encoding ABC transporter ATP-binding protein: protein MSPDVLLKVDNLRTYFTFDEGVVRAVDGVSFEVKRKKVLGLVGESGCGKSITALSIMQLVPPPKGRIHSGSILYNRCSGGETLDIARQDPRGPVMRSIRGNEIAMIFQEPMTSLNPVYTIGFQIVEAITLHKRVPRKQAWSMAEDLLAKVGIPSPAQRVREYPHQMSGGMRQRAMIAVALSCNPTLLIADEPTTALDVTIQAQILDLMTRLQEQFEMAIIMITHNLGVVSKICDEVAVMYMGRIVERAKTRTLFHEPAHPYTVGLLNSIPKMGQRGQRLVPIEGAVPDPFALPEGCSFGPRCPRFRGVCKGDPPIVEVAEGHEVRCWLYA, encoded by the coding sequence GTGTCCCCCGATGTCCTCTTGAAAGTAGACAACCTTCGTACTTACTTCACGTTCGATGAGGGAGTCGTGCGTGCGGTAGACGGGGTGTCTTTTGAGGTCAAGCGCAAGAAGGTGCTGGGCCTCGTGGGCGAAAGCGGCTGCGGAAAGAGCATCACGGCTCTGTCCATAATGCAGCTCGTCCCACCTCCCAAGGGCAGGATTCATTCCGGAAGCATCCTTTACAACCGGTGCTCGGGTGGCGAGACGTTGGACATCGCCCGTCAGGATCCGCGGGGGCCGGTGATGAGGTCCATACGTGGAAACGAGATAGCCATGATATTCCAGGAACCCATGACATCTCTCAACCCGGTATACACGATCGGGTTTCAGATCGTGGAGGCCATCACCCTTCACAAGCGTGTCCCCAGAAAACAAGCGTGGAGCATGGCAGAGGACCTGCTGGCGAAGGTGGGAATTCCGAGCCCTGCCCAGAGGGTGCGCGAGTACCCCCACCAGATGAGCGGCGGGATGAGGCAGAGGGCCATGATCGCCGTGGCTCTCTCATGCAACCCGACTCTGCTCATCGCAGACGAGCCTACCACCGCTCTCGACGTGACCATTCAGGCCCAGATCCTCGACTTGATGACGAGGCTTCAGGAGCAATTCGAGATGGCGATCATAATGATCACGCACAACCTCGGCGTTGTGAGCAAGATCTGCGATGAGGTCGCTGTCATGTATATGGGCAGGATCGTGGAGCGAGCCAAGACGCGTACGCTTTTCCACGAGCCAGCGCACCCATACACGGTCGGGCTCTTGAACTCCATACCCAAGATGGGCCAACGCGGTCAGAGACTGGTGCCGATCGAGGGCGCTGTGCCGGACCCGTTCGCTTTGCCGGAGGGGTGTAGCTTTGGGCCTCGATGCCCGAGGTTCCGAGGGGTGTGTAAGGGAGATCCGCCCATCGTCGAGGTCGCCGAGGGGCATGAGGTGAGGTGCTGGCTCTATGCTTGA
- a CDS encoding ABC transporter ATP-binding protein, with amino-acid sequence MLDACQNASENAGRGMDKPNTEAAAAPSDPSKTGDAGLLLEVKGLKKHFPILGGVVRKPVGWVKAVDGVDFFIRRGETLGLVGESGCGKTTTGKCVLHLEEPTAGEIRFKRGDAWVPVNRKTIRSLRREMQVIFQDPYSSLSPKMRIADIIAEPLEAQGVRSRSERYDRVETLLAAVGLGSHHMKRFPHEFSGGQRQRIGIARALALNPSLVICDEPVSALDVSIQAQVLNLLEELQERFGLTYLFIAHDLSVVQHISDRVAVMYLGKIVETADVCELFQNPKHPYTEALFSAIPVPDPDFRYEQVILEGDVPSPANPPSGCRFHPRCRFRRDVCSREEPSLESVSGDHLVACHFASELDLAGIPLGEGAALRCRAGFGE; translated from the coding sequence ATGCTTGACGCGTGCCAGAATGCGTCGGAGAACGCGGGGAGAGGAATGGACAAGCCTAATACGGAGGCGGCAGCCGCACCGAGCGATCCCTCCAAGACCGGCGACGCGGGGCTCCTTCTGGAAGTCAAAGGCCTCAAGAAACACTTCCCCATCCTCGGCGGGGTGGTCCGGAAGCCCGTGGGCTGGGTAAAGGCCGTGGACGGCGTCGACTTCTTCATAAGGAGAGGCGAGACGCTGGGCCTAGTGGGCGAATCGGGATGCGGAAAGACAACCACGGGAAAGTGCGTTCTCCACTTGGAAGAGCCCACCGCCGGGGAGATAAGGTTCAAGAGGGGCGACGCGTGGGTGCCCGTCAACCGCAAGACCATTCGCAGCCTCAGAAGGGAAATGCAGGTGATATTCCAGGACCCATACTCGTCTTTGAGTCCAAAGATGAGGATAGCGGACATAATAGCCGAACCCCTGGAAGCCCAGGGGGTACGGAGCAGGTCCGAGAGGTACGACCGCGTCGAGACTCTTCTGGCCGCGGTGGGGTTGGGGTCCCATCACATGAAGAGGTTTCCTCACGAGTTCAGCGGCGGACAGAGACAGAGGATAGGCATAGCCCGAGCCCTGGCTCTCAATCCGTCCCTCGTCATATGCGACGAACCGGTCTCAGCCCTGGATGTGTCGATCCAGGCCCAGGTGTTGAACCTCCTGGAAGAGCTGCAGGAGAGATTCGGGCTGACGTACCTGTTCATAGCGCACGATCTTTCGGTGGTCCAGCACATAAGCGACAGGGTGGCGGTGATGTACCTCGGAAAGATCGTGGAAACCGCCGACGTCTGCGAGCTATTCCAAAACCCGAAGCACCCGTACACAGAGGCTCTTTTCTCGGCGATACCCGTGCCCGATCCCGATTTCCGGTACGAGCAGGTGATTCTCGAGGGGGACGTGCCAAGCCCCGCGAATCCGCCGTCAGGGTGTCGCTTTCACCCAAGGTGCCGTTTCAGAAGGGACGTATGCTCCAGGGAGGAGCCGTCCCTCGAATCGGTGTCCGGCGACCATCTGGTCGCCTGCCATTTCGCTAGCGAGCTCGACCTGGCGGGCATTCCGCTTGGTGAAGGGGCGGCCTTGCGGTGCCGCGCCGGGTTTGGCGAGTAG
- a CDS encoding ABC transporter substrate-binding protein produces the protein MKGRHLVAIIAAVMVLALGPAGFAQTTNPDTFVFVAFGEPDSLDPAYAYDTASGEVIHQCYDNLVAYEKGSVERMVPALATKVPTVANGLISKDGRTVKFPIRTGVKFHDGSVLTPEDVEYTFERAMLSDPAGGPVWMFFEPLFGVQTLKDLACKVAGLDKIDDMTKLDPAVLRKVYDAVDKSVEVEGGNVVFHLASSYPPFLQILAKGASWGAILSKKWMTTHGAWDGKPDTWIKWYDPPKEEMALYDVAMGTGPFKLTKWDKSGGQIIFERFDGYWRGPAKLKTAFIKYIDEYNTRKLMLQTGEADAIMISPMYLDQVKAIPGAVVQEHLPAITNTALLFNYTIPVKGNEDIVGSGKLDGKGVPSNFFNDVHVRRAFNYAFDYDAYINEVALGQGSKPHGPIPAILPYCDKSQEWYGHDLKKAADEFKAAFGGELWKKGFQLSILYNTGNDNRKTAAEILEANIERINPKFKIEVQGVQWATYLDKLRASALPVFFMGWHMDFPDAHNFVFPYMHSAGAFAGYCGADMIKLAKQEFDDLIAKGISTTDPAARAKVYEALQKKAYAQAIALFYVDAQDQRVYRDWVKGYVFNPAYSANYDFYEVWKEVK, from the coding sequence ATGAAAGGCAGGCATCTCGTTGCGATCATTGCGGCGGTGATGGTGCTCGCGCTCGGGCCCGCCGGGTTCGCGCAGACGACGAACCCCGATACTTTCGTGTTCGTCGCGTTCGGCGAGCCGGACTCGCTCGATCCGGCGTACGCGTACGACACGGCGAGCGGCGAGGTCATTCACCAGTGCTACGACAACTTGGTGGCGTACGAGAAGGGCAGCGTCGAGAGGATGGTGCCCGCGCTCGCGACCAAGGTCCCGACCGTGGCAAACGGACTCATCTCAAAGGACGGGCGGACGGTCAAGTTCCCCATCCGGACTGGCGTGAAATTCCACGACGGCTCCGTGTTGACCCCGGAGGACGTGGAGTACACCTTCGAGCGGGCGATGCTTTCCGATCCCGCCGGTGGCCCCGTATGGATGTTCTTTGAGCCCCTTTTCGGCGTGCAGACGCTGAAAGACCTCGCGTGCAAGGTGGCCGGACTGGACAAGATCGACGACATGACCAAGCTCGACCCGGCTGTCCTCCGCAAGGTGTACGACGCGGTCGACAAGTCCGTCGAAGTCGAGGGAGGCAACGTGGTCTTCCACCTCGCCTCCTCGTACCCGCCATTCCTGCAGATACTCGCCAAGGGCGCGAGCTGGGGAGCGATCCTGAGCAAGAAGTGGATGACCACCCATGGTGCGTGGGACGGAAAGCCCGACACCTGGATCAAGTGGTATGATCCCCCCAAGGAAGAAATGGCCCTGTACGACGTGGCCATGGGCACCGGCCCGTTCAAGCTGACGAAGTGGGACAAGAGCGGCGGTCAGATCATCTTCGAGCGGTTCGATGGCTACTGGCGCGGTCCCGCCAAGCTGAAAACGGCGTTCATCAAGTACATCGACGAGTACAACACGAGGAAGCTGATGCTTCAGACGGGTGAAGCGGACGCCATCATGATATCGCCTATGTACCTGGACCAGGTGAAGGCCATCCCTGGCGCTGTGGTTCAGGAGCATCTTCCCGCCATCACCAACACGGCGCTCCTCTTCAACTACACGATACCCGTGAAGGGGAACGAGGACATCGTGGGCAGCGGCAAGCTGGACGGCAAGGGCGTTCCGTCCAATTTCTTCAACGACGTCCACGTAAGGCGCGCCTTCAACTACGCGTTCGACTATGACGCGTACATCAATGAAGTGGCGTTGGGTCAGGGCTCCAAGCCTCACGGGCCCATCCCCGCGATCCTTCCCTATTGCGACAAGTCCCAGGAGTGGTACGGTCACGACCTGAAGAAGGCTGCCGACGAGTTCAAGGCAGCTTTCGGAGGCGAGCTCTGGAAGAAAGGCTTCCAGCTCTCCATCCTTTACAACACGGGCAACGACAACCGTAAGACCGCAGCGGAGATACTCGAGGCCAATATCGAGAGGATAAACCCGAAGTTCAAGATAGAGGTACAGGGCGTGCAGTGGGCCACCTACCTCGACAAGCTGCGCGCATCTGCCCTGCCTGTGTTCTTCATGGGCTGGCACATGGACTTCCCTGACGCCCACAACTTCGTGTTCCCTTACATGCATTCTGCTGGGGCGTTTGCCGGGTACTGCGGTGCGGACATGATCAAGCTGGCGAAGCAGGAGTTCGACGACCTCATCGCCAAGGGCATAAGCACCACGGATCCCGCCGCGCGGGCCAAGGTGTACGAGGCGCTGCAGAAGAAGGCGTACGCCCAGGCGATCGCGCTGTTCTACGTCGACGCCCAGGACCAAAGGGTATACAGAGACTGGGTGAAAGGCTACGTGTTCAACCCGGCGTACAGCGCGAACTACGACTTCTACGAAGTCTGGAAGGAAGTCAAGTAG
- a CDS encoding ABC transporter permease has translation MLTYIARRLLFLPLVLLGVTVFIFVAMSFLSPYQLVSSYIKSPEELKNQSLDDLVKKYRLDDPAYVKYFRWLGNVLRGNLGYSRSANMYVAEAIKARFPATLELTLFAIIPVVLGGIWLGSLAAMHHNKPIDHVTRVFAIIGWSLPSFVFGIVLLMYFYGVLGWFPPGRLSTWADQIVLSSSFVRYTGMNTVDAILNGEWRVFWDAVRHLVAPTISLSYLWWAFILRITRSSMLDVFNKDYVRTARAKGLAENLVIRRHVRRNALIPVATVAGLMVLGMLGGLTITETVFDYKGLGLLTATAAQQLDYTCVVGTTLFYGLILVVINLVVDIMYAIIDPRVRLE, from the coding sequence ATGCTGACGTACATAGCCAGAAGGCTCTTGTTCCTTCCGCTGGTTCTCTTGGGGGTCACGGTTTTCATATTCGTCGCGATGTCGTTCCTGTCCCCGTACCAGCTGGTGAGCTCGTACATCAAGTCTCCGGAGGAACTCAAGAACCAAAGCCTTGACGACCTCGTCAAGAAGTACAGGCTGGACGATCCCGCCTACGTGAAGTACTTTCGGTGGCTTGGCAACGTCCTGCGAGGCAACCTGGGTTACTCGCGCTCCGCGAACATGTACGTTGCGGAAGCCATAAAAGCCAGGTTCCCGGCGACCCTTGAGCTCACGCTTTTCGCCATCATTCCGGTGGTGCTTGGGGGAATCTGGCTGGGTTCTCTTGCGGCGATGCACCACAACAAACCCATCGATCACGTGACGCGCGTTTTCGCCATCATTGGTTGGTCCTTGCCGTCTTTCGTGTTCGGCATCGTGTTGTTAATGTACTTCTATGGAGTGCTCGGATGGTTCCCGCCAGGCCGGCTCTCCACATGGGCCGACCAGATAGTCCTCAGCAGCTCTTTTGTAAGGTACACGGGTATGAACACCGTGGACGCGATCCTCAACGGTGAGTGGCGTGTATTCTGGGACGCGGTAAGGCACCTCGTGGCTCCCACCATCAGCCTGTCGTATCTGTGGTGGGCGTTCATCCTGAGGATCACCAGATCGAGCATGCTCGACGTGTTCAACAAGGACTATGTGCGGACGGCGCGGGCGAAGGGTCTCGCGGAGAACCTCGTCATCAGGCGGCACGTTCGGCGGAACGCTCTGATTCCCGTGGCGACGGTCGCGGGCCTCATGGTCCTCGGAATGCTCGGCGGACTCACCATAACTGAGACGGTTTTCGACTACAAGGGCCTCGGGCTCCTCACCGCTACCGCTGCGCAGCAGCTGGATTACACCTGCGTGGTGGGAACGACCCTCTTTTACGGGCTCATACTCGTGGTGATCAACCTTGTAGTGGACATCATGTACGCCATCATAGACCCGAGAGTGAGATTGGAGTGA